In Staphylococcus lloydii, the following proteins share a genomic window:
- the sucC gene encoding ADP-forming succinate--CoA ligase subunit beta, whose amino-acid sequence MNIHEYQGKKIFRSMGVAVPEGRVAFTADEAVEKAKELNSDVYVVKAQIHAGGRGKAGGVKIAKSLSEVESYANELLGKQLVTHQTGPEGKEVKRLYIEEGCDIQKEYYVGFVIDRATDRITLMASEEGGTEIEEVAAKTPEKIFKETIDPVTGLAPYQARRIAFNINIPKESINKAAKFLISLYNVFVEKDCSIVEINPLVTTGDGEVLALDAKLNFDDNAMFRHKDIQELRDLEEEDPKEIEASKYDLSYIALDGDIGCMVNGAGLAMATMDTINHFGGNPANFLDVGGGATKEKVTEAFKIILGDDNVKGIFVNIFGGIMKCDVIAEGIVAAVKEVELTLPLVVRLEGTNVKEGKAILKESGLAIEPAATMAEGAQKIVKLVKEA is encoded by the coding sequence ATGAATATCCACGAGTATCAAGGCAAAAAAATCTTTCGTTCCATGGGCGTTGCTGTCCCAGAAGGACGCGTAGCATTTACTGCAGATGAAGCAGTAGAGAAAGCTAAAGAATTAAACTCAGATGTATATGTGGTAAAAGCACAAATCCACGCTGGCGGTAGAGGTAAAGCTGGTGGTGTTAAAATTGCTAAATCACTATCTGAAGTAGAAAGTTACGCAAATGAGTTATTAGGAAAACAATTAGTGACTCATCAAACTGGACCAGAAGGTAAAGAAGTAAAACGTCTTTACATTGAAGAAGGCTGCGATATTCAAAAAGAATATTATGTAGGGTTTGTAATCGATAGAGCAACAGACCGTATTACATTAATGGCTTCAGAAGAAGGCGGAACTGAAATTGAAGAGGTAGCTGCTAAAACACCAGAAAAGATCTTTAAAGAAACAATTGATCCAGTAACTGGTTTAGCTCCTTATCAAGCAAGAAGAATCGCTTTCAATATTAATATTCCTAAAGAATCAATTAATAAAGCTGCGAAATTTTTAATTTCTTTATATAACGTCTTTGTAGAAAAAGATTGTTCAATCGTTGAAATCAACCCACTAGTAACAACTGGTGACGGTGAAGTTCTAGCATTAGATGCTAAACTTAATTTCGATGACAATGCAATGTTTAGACATAAAGATATCCAAGAATTACGCGATTTAGAAGAAGAAGATCCAAAAGAAATTGAAGCTTCTAAATATGATTTATCATACATCGCATTAGATGGCGACATCGGTTGTATGGTAAACGGTGCAGGCTTAGCAATGGCTACAATGGATACAATTAACCATTTCGGCGGAAATCCAGCAAACTTCCTAGACGTAGGGGGCGGCGCTACTAAAGAGAAAGTTACTGAAGCATTTAAAATCATCTTAGGTGATGACAATGTTAAAGGTATCTTTGTAAATATTTTCGGTGGAATCATGAAATGTGATGTTATCGCTGAAGGTATCGTAGCTGCAGTCAAAGAAGTAGAACTTACTTTACCATTAGTTGTACGTTTAGAAGGTACAAACGTTAAAGAAGGTAAAGCGATTCTTAAAGAATCTGGATTAGCTATCGAACCAGCCGCGACTATGGCTGAAGGCGCACAAAAAATTGTAAAGCTTGTTAAAGAAGCGTAA